Proteins from a single region of Chryseobacterium scophthalmum:
- a CDS encoding BspA family leucine-rich repeat surface protein: MLKKLLPFFFLIVFHFLKAQNEFITIWKPSGINQNITTTVTAPSQSSANQIWFPGTGTNYTIQWEEINFPQHNGTLTNVTSNGQILIDFGTPLNPTPNQATYRLKVSNGNGVFNKTQFASFTLDSSGAKIWSHLGNSDKILEISQWGNIQWTSMFNAFSHCQSLQLTATDSPNLSNVENASHLFFNTSSFTGNSSMANWNTSHVKDFSFMFAHTNMYQLPDTFNLSIGNWNTSAATNFKSLFENRKAFNQNLNSWNTSSVTNMSAMFSGCNAFNQPLNNWNTSNVTDMSRMFHSVFNFNQPLNSWNTANVTNMSAMFEACTVFNQPLNNWNTSNVTNMSSMFAVCVAFNQPLNNWNTSNVTDMSAMFHLIPNFNQPLNNWNTSNVTDISHMFHKCTAFNQPLDNWDTSKVTNMNVFLQEASAFNQSLASWNLSSLTTASLAITQTGIDCSNYSNTLEGWADNLNTANNINLGPLMNLMYSSTIINKRNILINKGWLFTGDVVGECEKLAVNENKLKNNLSIYPNPASDFIYLNNSKGVKSYIITDSNGRVIMKDSLTKDFINIQSLSSGNYILQILTSKNVENFKFIKK, from the coding sequence ATGCTCAAAAAACTATTACCATTTTTTTTCTTAATCGTCTTTCATTTCCTGAAAGCACAGAACGAATTTATTACCATTTGGAAACCGAGTGGAATAAATCAAAACATTACAACCACTGTAACCGCACCATCACAATCATCTGCAAACCAAATCTGGTTTCCAGGAACAGGAACAAACTACACCATTCAATGGGAAGAAATAAATTTTCCTCAGCATAATGGTACTTTAACGAATGTAACTTCGAATGGTCAAATTTTAATTGATTTTGGAACACCTTTAAACCCAACTCCAAATCAGGCTACTTATCGTCTAAAAGTAAGTAATGGAAACGGAGTTTTTAATAAAACCCAATTTGCTTCTTTCACCTTAGACTCAAGCGGAGCCAAAATCTGGTCTCACCTTGGTAACTCAGACAAGATTCTTGAGATATCGCAATGGGGCAATATACAATGGACTTCAATGTTTAATGCATTTTCACATTGCCAAAGCTTACAATTAACTGCTACAGATTCTCCGAACTTATCAAATGTTGAAAATGCTTCACATCTATTTTTTAACACCAGTAGTTTTACAGGAAATTCTTCGATGGCAAACTGGAATACTTCTCATGTAAAAGATTTCAGCTTTATGTTTGCCCATACAAATATGTATCAACTTCCCGATACATTTAACCTATCCATTGGAAATTGGAATACCTCTGCTGCAACCAATTTTAAATCATTATTTGAGAACAGAAAGGCTTTTAATCAAAACCTGAATTCCTGGAATACCTCAAGTGTCACTAATATGAGTGCTATGTTTTCAGGTTGCAACGCTTTCAATCAGCCTCTTAACAACTGGAATACTTCAAATGTTACAGATATGTCTCGTATGTTTCATTCAGTCTTTAATTTCAATCAACCGTTAAACAGTTGGAATACTGCAAATGTTACCAATATGAGCGCTATGTTTGAAGCCTGTACTGTCTTTAATCAACCTCTTAATAATTGGAATACCTCAAATGTTACCAATATGAGTTCAATGTTTGCTGTCTGTGTTGCATTTAATCAACCACTTAATAACTGGAACACTTCCAATGTTACAGATATGAGTGCTATGTTTCATTTGATTCCTAATTTCAATCAACCTCTGAATAATTGGAATACCTCAAATGTTACAGATATATCTCATATGTTCCATAAATGTACAGCATTTAATCAACCACTTGACAATTGGGACACCAGCAAAGTAACCAATATGAACGTTTTTTTGCAAGAAGCATCAGCTTTTAATCAATCATTAGCTAGCTGGAATCTTTCATCACTTACGACAGCTTCGCTGGCAATTACCCAAACAGGAATTGATTGCAGTAATTACAGTAATACTCTTGAAGGATGGGCAGATAATCTTAATACGGCCAATAATATCAATTTAGGTCCTCTTATGAATCTTATGTATTCATCAACCATAATCAACAAGAGAAATATCCTTATCAATAAAGGATGGCTTTTTACGGGAGATGTTGTGGGAGAATGTGAAAAACTTGCAGTAAATGAAAATAAGTTAAAAAACAACCTTTCCATCTATCCTAATCCGGCATCAGATTTTATTTATTTAAATAATTCCAAAGGTGTAAAAAGTTATATCATAACAGATTCCAACGGAAGAGTTATCATGAAAGATTCTTTGACAAAAGATTTTATAAACATTCAAAGTCTTAGCTCTGGAAATTATATTTTACAGATCCTAACGAGTAAAAATGTCGAGAATTTTAAGTTTATTAAAAAATAA
- the yiaA gene encoding inner membrane protein YiaA, whose amino-acid sequence MKKQGVSTAFVAASWIALGAGMIGFIVGLARAEMQLNEKGYYFTILLYGLFAVVSLQKAVRDRLENIKVTDIYYGICWFATLSSIVLLAIGLWNATILPSEKGFYGFAFLLALFGAIAVQKNTRDNMMQE is encoded by the coding sequence ATGAAAAAACAAGGAGTTTCAACTGCATTCGTAGCGGCATCGTGGATTGCGCTCGGCGCAGGAATGATCGGATTTATTGTAGGGCTTGCAAGAGCTGAAATGCAGCTTAACGAAAAAGGATATTACTTTACTATCCTACTCTACGGTTTGTTTGCTGTAGTTTCTTTGCAGAAAGCAGTTCGTGACCGATTAGAAAACATTAAAGTAACCGATATTTATTACGGAATCTGCTGGTTTGCCACACTATCATCAATCGTTTTATTGGCAATTGGTCTCTGGAATGCCACCATTCTTCCAAGTGAAAAAGGGTTTTATGGCTTTGCATTTTTGCTGGCTTTATTCGGTGCAATCGCCGTTCAGAAAAACACCCGCGATAATATGATGCAGGAATAG